The genomic DNA TCGAAGCACTCGGTGTGGTAGGCGCCGTAGTCGAGGCCCTGCAGGCTGCCGCCGTGCACGTAGGGGATATGGAACTCCTCCAGGTAGTTGTCGACGTACAGGGCCCAGTGCGCGTCGAGATAGTATTCGCGCGCGGTCGACGCGTCGAAGACCGCGCGCTCCCACGGCAGGAAGGCGGTGCGGGCCCGCACGGGCTCGATCCACTCCGCGAACGACACCGCGGGATCCAGCGCGGAGAACCACAGCGGCCCGAAGCGCTCGAGCGGCAGCGCGGGCAGGTCGTCCGATGCACAGGGGAAGCCCTCGGCGCCCTCGAACTCGGGCATGGACGCGAAGCGGCCGTCCAGGCCGAACTTCCGACCGTGGTAGCGGCAGCGCAGCGCGTGCACGTGTCCCTCCCCCTCCACCACCAGCGCGCCCCGGTGCGTGCACACGTTGGAGAGGCAACGCGTCCGGCCGTCCTCACCGCACGCGAGCACCAGCGGCTCGTCCAGGCAGCCCTCGAGCAGCGTGAAGGGCAGGACGTGGCCGGGTGCCTTCACACGGTCCGCGTCGGCCACCCATTGCCAGGAACGCGCGAAGACGCGCTCGCGCTGGCGCTCGAAGGCGGCCGGATCGCCGTAGGTGGCTGACGGCGTGGTCCAGGCGCGGCGGATGTCGGGGTCGACGACGGGTCGGTCCATGCCGCCGTGATAGCGGGGGCGCGGGCCTCGTGGCAAGCGGCTGCCCGAGGTCGCCGCCCGGGTGGACGCGCCGTAGCTTGCCCCCCGTCCCACCCTTCGCTCCCCGTCCCCGACTGCCATGCCGCCGAAGACCGCCTACAAGGGATACCGCTCCTTCGACTACCTGGAGCCCGGGACCGACTACCATGCCTTCGAGCTCACGCCCGAGCTGGAGCGCGTGCCGGGCTGGAGCGTCCCGCTCGAGGAAGAGGAGGAGCGACGGGCCGAGCGGATCGCCAGCCGCGTGCCGCTCGTGTCCCTGCACGAACACCTCGGCCTCTTCCCGGCCGACATCCACCAGACGCCCGAGATGATGCGTACGGGGCGCATGCCCACCGCCTTCGAGGGATTGGCGCACGCGCAGTGGGATGCAGTCTTCGACAACCTCATGGACGGCATCTGCACCATCCACTCCCAGCACGGATGGAAGTGGACGGAGGTGGTGCACGACCTGGGCATGCGGCTCTGCGATCTGGCCCACCAGGACTTCGTGCTGCACGCCACGCGTGTGTCCGACATCCATCGCGCCAAGCGCGAGGGCAAGGTGGCGTGGGTGGCGTCGATGGAAGGCGCC from Gemmatimonadota bacterium includes the following:
- a CDS encoding aromatic ring-hydroxylating dioxygenase subunit alpha, which produces MDRPVVDPDIRRAWTTPSATYGDPAAFERQRERVFARSWQWVADADRVKAPGHVLPFTLLEGCLDEPLVLACGEDGRTRCLSNVCTHRGALVVEGEGHVHALRCRYHGRKFGLDGRFASMPEFEGAEGFPCASDDLPALPLERFGPLWFSALDPAVSFAEWIEPVRARTAFLPWERAVFDASTAREYYLDAHWALYVDNYLEEFHIPYVHGGSLQGLDYGAYHTECFDHGNLQIGVGREGEPALDLPADHPNAGTRVAALYFWLFPSTMLNVYPWGLSLNVIEPLGPSRTRVRFRPYVWDASRRAGVGGDLHRVEMEDEEIVESVQRGVRSRLYDRGRFSPRREVGTHHFHVLLERALG